The DNA window AAAAGATCTCCGCTCTTATCGAGCTGAAAGTCACACCCCAGAGAGGCAACGGCTTCGACAAGATCGCGGAAAAGATCTATCAGTTCCCGGAGGTAGAGTCTCTTTACCTCATGTCGGGAGGATATGATTTCACAGTGATACTGAAAAAAGCGACCATGAAGGAGATCGCTTTCTTCGTTTCCTCAAAACTCGCGGTAATAGATGAGGTGCAGAACACTGCCACACACATAGTGCTTGTAAGGTATAAGGACCACGGCACTTCGTTCATAGAACCCCACAAAGATCTGAGGATGGTCGTAACGCCGTGAGGGACTTCATCTGCGAAAAGATCAAAAAGATAAAGCCCTCAGGCATACGCAGGCTTTTTGACATAGCCAACGAGATTCCTGACGTAATATCCCTCGGGGTCGGCGAACCTGATTTCGACACTCCATGGCACGTCAGGGAGGAAGGTATGTACGCACTTCAGAAGGGGCGCACATTTTACACCTCCAATGCCGGGCTTCCCGAGCTCAGGGACGAGATATGCAAAAACGTCAAAAGAAAATACGGTCTTGATTACGACAGCAAAAACGAGGTGGTTGTGACGATCGGAGGAAGCGAGGCTATAGACATTGCCTTAAGGGCGCTTCTGGATCCGGGTGACGAGGTGGTCTACCCCGAACCTTGCTTCGTCTCATACCAGCCATGCATACTGCTTTCTGACGGAGTGCCCGTGCCGATACCGCTCAGCTCCGATACGGAGTTCCGCCTGACGCCTGACAAACTTGAAGCCGCGATAACCGGAAAGACCAAGGCTCTTCTTATGTCGTACCCAAGCAACCCTACAGGAGCCATAATGGAGCGGGAAGATCTTGAAAAGATCGCCGAAGTGGTACGCAGGCACGACCTTATAGTGATAACGGACGAGATATACAGCGAACTTTCCTATAGGGGAGCTCATGTAAGCATTGCAAATATGCCCGGCATGCAGGAACGAACGATACTCATCAACGGATTTTCCAAGGCCTACGCCATGACAGGTTGGCGTCTTGGTTATGCGCTTGCTCCGGCCCATATCATGGAATACATGCTGAAGATCCACCAGTTCGCCATAATGTCCGCCCCTACTGTCAGCCAGTATGCTGCTGTGGCAGCACTGAGGGACGGCGACAAAGACATCGAGATGATGAAGGCATCATACGACCAGAGAAGACGTTTCCTCATGGAGGCGTTCAGGGAGATGGGACTTCCCTGCTTTGAGCCGTACGGCGCTTTCTACGTCTTCCCCGACATTTCGGAGTTCAAAATGACCTCGGAAGATTTCTGTACGGCACTTCTAAAAGCGGAGAACGTTGCCGTTGTTCCCGGCTCGGCATTCGGCGAGTGCGGAGACAAACACGTCAGGATCTCTTACGCCTACTCTGTCGATACTCTGAAAGAAGCAATGAAAAGGATGGCTCGTTTTATTGAGGGGCTGAGGCAATAACCCTTTTGATATTAAAATCAGGGGGGCCGCGGACGTCAGTCTGCTGCTCCCCTTTTATTTAAATTTCACTAAGGTTTTGTCAGCTCAGTGCGGTTTTCGCGCCGCACTTCACAGAGTTGATGATCCCTTCGATCTGCTCATCGCTCATGTTTATGTTAAGCCCGGTCATTACCGCCCTGCAGAGGAGAGCTTCTGTCCCTGCCATGGTTTCGGGTGCATATGAGGGAGATTTTGTCCCAAATATGTCTTTTTCTCCCATCTCTTCAAGCGCCTTCCAGTGTTTTGCGTAGTGCCATGTGTTTTCCGATATTATGCTGAAACCGGTCCCAGCCTCCCCGGCCGCGCGCCTGAAACTCACAGCGGCCTCCGGTGAGGGCAGCATGAATATCAGATGGGAAGCCGTATCGCCTTCAACGTTGTGCAGCGGGCGGGCCTTTATCCCGGTCTCCTTGACTGCGTCCAGTATCTTTTTCTTTGTTGCCCTCAGCTTGTCCAGCGTAGCATCCATCTTGTCCAGGGCAATTACGCCCAGCGCACCCTGGAGCTCGCTCAGCCTGTAGTTGACTCCAAGACCAAACTTGCCCTCTTCGCCCCTGTCGTGCGCCTTGCTGTGGATATGTCCATGGTCATGGTAGCAGTCCATCCTGAAGAAGAGATCTTCATCGTCTGTTAAGACTATCCCTCCCTCTCCAACAGTGAGGGTCTTATTGGGATCAAAGCTCCAGGTCCCGCACTTGCCTATCGATCCGAGATACCTTCCTTTATACGTCCCTCCGACAACCTCGCAGGCATCTTCGATAACAGGAATGCTGTGTTTCCTTCCGATCTCCATGAATGGGTCAAGATCAGCTGCCCCTCCAAACATGTGCACGGGCATTATCGCTTTTGTCCTTTCGGTTATCAGCTTTTCTGCTGATAGAGGGTCAAGACTGAGCGTCTCATCTATCTCCCCGAGCACGGGGACTGCTCCGCATGCGACTATAGCCTCTATAGTCGCGATGAAGGTGAAAGGAGAAGTAATTACCTCATCTCCAGGATCCACTCCTATTCCTTTGAGGGCGACGATAAGCGCGGCAGTGCCGTTTGTAAGGGCAAGCGCATGCTTTGATCCCGTTATTTTTTCAGCCTTCGCTTCAAATTCTTCCACACGGTATATGCCGTTTCTCACAGAGTGAGAACCGTACCTGTGGATCATCTTTCTTTCAATGACATCAGTCAGTGCCTGAATTTCTTCCATTCCAAATATCTCGGTTCCTGCCATAATGATTCCTCCCCGGTCAGATCAGCCGTCTCTTTCTTAGTTTCCGGTCATTTCTCTATAGGCATTTCTTACAAACTCCGAAGTTGCCTCCGCCTGCCAGTTTTTTCCAAAACAGCTTTGCCACAGTTTTTCCATACCGAGAGCAGTCTTTGTCATCTTGTCTATGTCTTTTTCGCTTATTCCATAGTGTGAAGCATTGGGAAACGGTATCCCGTTCAATTCAAGGAATCTGATTGTATCCGCGTATCCGTCAGGGTAAATTTCCTCCATGGCCAGCATCGAAATCGTTACAGCAACACTGTGGGGCAAATGAGGAGAAGAATTGCTGAGTCCGTATGACAGAGCATGTGCAGCACCTACCCTTCCTTCAATGCTGCTGCTTCCCCCAAGCACTGAAGCCATCGCAGCTTTTATTGCAGTCCCTGTTTCATGCCTGTCCATTTTATGTGATAGCGCATCTCTTGCCAGCATCAGCCCCTTTGACGCATCAGTAAGTGCATCCTCTGAGCTGGTCCTGCTTTTTGTGATTTCGTAATGATGGTAATAGCAGTCCATAAGCGTAAAGAACCTGTTGACTTTTGTTGCGCCTGCTGAAAGCTGCGGGTCAATAAACGCAACAGCGGGCTCAACAAATTTATTGTTTATGCCAAGTTTTTTTTCAGGGCCTCTCAATACCGCTATGGGGGTTATTTCTGCACCTGTTCCGTTAAGCGTTGGAAGTACCCATATATCAAGTCCTTTATTCATTTCCATGTCATATCCCTGATATCCGGACGATGGTCCCGGATTTGCGGTACAGATGGCAGCTGCTTTCGTCAGATCCATTGTCGAACCGCCGCCCACCGCTACAGCCAGATCCGGAAAACTGGGATCTGACCTTATCAGTTCAGCCAGCCTGTCAACGTCTCCTGTCTTCGGTTCTGAGACTGACGCATCAAAAATGAAAACAGGGGCACGGTTGAACAGGGGACGAAAAACCTCCTGCTCAAGGAGAGCGCTGTCTAGGACAAAATATGGCCTCCTTGACTCGCATTCAAGTTTTTTTATCAGATCTCCGACTCCGTCATCTGAACAGATCACTGCAGTTGGAAAATTCGTTTTCCACCAGGGTGAGGAATTTACAAAAGCCTTTATATTTGTTGGAACACTTACCATTTTCAACTTCTCCTTTTATATTCTCCCGGCTGTCACGATCAAAACAGATCTTTTCTGCTTCGTTGAGCTGCGTGCGTATTTCCGACTCTTACTGAAACGTCACGGAAAGGTCTGGAAATTCGAGGGGTCTGAAAGGTGTTCCTCTATCTTCAGCAGGTCGTTGGGGGTATCTATCTCTATAGTGTCGCGTTCCGTTACGATGCACCTTATGGAATAGCCTCTTTCCAGTACCCTCAGCATCTCAAGGCTCTCTGTCTTCTCAAGCGGAGTCTGCTTCCACTTTGAAAACTCAAGCAGTAGATCACGCCTCCAGGCGTAGGGTCCGATGTGCTTGTACCATGTTCCTTCAGAACTCCGCCGGAAGGGTATCGGGGAACGGCTGAAGTAGAGTCCTTTACCATTCCTGTCAAAGACCATCTTAACAATGTCGGGAGATATTATCTCTTCATCCCGTTCGATCTTTTTTGCGAGAAGGGCAAGTGAGACATCCTGAGCAGAGCTTAGCACCTCAATTAGAGGGTCTATCATGTCGCTGCCGACAAGGGGATCATCCACCTGCACATTTATTACATATTCTGAGGGGATCCTCTCTGCGGCCCATGCTACACGGTCTCCACCGCTGGGAAGATCGGGGGGGGTCATCATTGCCTCTCCTCCGTTTTCACGGACAAGCGCAGCTATTCTTTCATCGTCTGTGGCGACGACTATCCTGTCTACATTTCTGCATCTGCTGACATTTGAAAGAACTCTTATGACAAGCGGTACCCCAGCTATCGGAATGAGGGGTTTTCCTGGAAGTCTTGTACTTGCAAATCTTGCGGGGATCACTGCAAGGGTCTTCATCCCTCTAACCTCCTTTTCAGACAGCTTATGCAGTGTATGGCCGAAAATATCGGCTTTCTCTGCTGTCATTTTTTGGTTAGAGGCCAAGAATAATCCTCTTTAATAAAATTGTCAAATACTTTTTTGCACAAAAAAAGCCGCGTATAAGCGGCCTCAGGATGGATATTTTTAAAAAAATAATGCAGGCCTTACTGTTCGAGCGTATAGATCGTCCACTTCAGAGAGGCTGCTTTTTTTGCCAGTTTGAGATCTCCTTTGAA is part of the Synergistetes bacterium HGW-Synergistetes-1 genome and encodes:
- the kdsB gene encoding 3-deoxy-manno-octulosonate cytidylyltransferase yields the protein MKTLAVIPARFASTRLPGKPLIPIAGVPLVIRVLSNVSRCRNVDRIVVATDDERIAALVRENGGEAMMTPPDLPSGGDRVAWAAERIPSEYVINVQVDDPLVGSDMIDPLIEVLSSAQDVSLALLAKKIERDEEIISPDIVKMVFDRNGKGLYFSRSPIPFRRSSEGTWYKHIGPYAWRRDLLLEFSKWKQTPLEKTESLEMLRVLERGYSIRCIVTERDTIEIDTPNDLLKIEEHLSDPSNFQTFP
- a CDS encoding DegT/DnrJ/EryC1/StrS family aminotransferase, with amino-acid sequence MAGTEIFGMEEIQALTDVIERKMIHRYGSHSVRNGIYRVEEFEAKAEKITGSKHALALTNGTAALIVALKGIGVDPGDEVITSPFTFIATIEAIVACGAVPVLGEIDETLSLDPLSAEKLITERTKAIMPVHMFGGAADLDPFMEIGRKHSIPVIEDACEVVGGTYKGRYLGSIGKCGTWSFDPNKTLTVGEGGIVLTDDEDLFFRMDCYHDHGHIHSKAHDRGEEGKFGLGVNYRLSELQGALGVIALDKMDATLDKLRATKKKILDAVKETGIKARPLHNVEGDTASHLIFMLPSPEAAVSFRRAAGEAGTGFSIISENTWHYAKHWKALEEMGEKDIFGTKSPSYAPETMAGTEALLCRAVMTGLNINMSDEQIEGIINSVKCGAKTALS
- a CDS encoding aromatic amino acid aminotransferase (catalyzes the transamination of the aromatic amino acid forming a ketoacid; first step in aromatic amino acid degradation in lactococci), whose translation is MRDFICEKIKKIKPSGIRRLFDIANEIPDVISLGVGEPDFDTPWHVREEGMYALQKGRTFYTSNAGLPELRDEICKNVKRKYGLDYDSKNEVVVTIGGSEAIDIALRALLDPGDEVVYPEPCFVSYQPCILLSDGVPVPIPLSSDTEFRLTPDKLEAAITGKTKALLMSYPSNPTGAIMEREDLEKIAEVVRRHDLIVITDEIYSELSYRGAHVSIANMPGMQERTILINGFSKAYAMTGWRLGYALAPAHIMEYMLKIHQFAIMSAPTVSQYAAVAALRDGDKDIEMMKASYDQRRRFLMEAFREMGLPCFEPYGAFYVFPDISEFKMTSEDFCTALLKAENVAVVPGSAFGECGDKHVRISYAYSVDTLKEAMKRMARFIEGLRQ
- a CDS encoding AsnC family transcriptional regulator — encoded protein: MRKKILGILEKDARLNAKDIASMLGCDAGETAAEINAMEKENIICGYHAFINWDKTDDEKISALIELKVTPQRGNGFDKIAEKIYQFPEVESLYLMSGGYDFTVILKKATMKEIAFFVSSKLAVIDEVQNTATHIVLVRYKDHGTSFIEPHKDLRMVVTP